TCTTTGTAGTATGGCACGGGTCGAGTCATGAATTGCCGCGCATCAGTATGTGCCTACATTATATCATAACAAAGTAAGGCATCATGAAGAAAATATCAAGGGTCTTCTCAATGTCAGTAAATGATGAAATTCTTTCATCTCGTTTCCCTTTGCATATGAAAGCCCCAACTCATCCTTGGAGCAGTTGAACAGATTAATTGTAAAAAGATGAGCAAGCAAATTCATTCTTTTCAGGAATGAAAATGAAGTTACTGTAGATATTGATTTTTGAACTTGAAAGTTATAGAAATTTCACATGAAATTCATTTCAAACTCAACTTTATGACAAATAAGGTAACTCAAAACACATGAGAGATGGTGTCTAGATAAACAAGCATTGCCAAAATAATCAATTCCATGAAATACTGAGATCAATGAGCTTGGTTCAATGTTTCAGAACAAGCTGTACTATTGCAGACACGTACCTTGATGTAATCTTGCCAGACAAAATCATCAGCAATCACCATCTGGCGTGTATCATCCCATGCAAAACCATCCAAGTCAAGAAGATTTTTAATGACATTATATTGCCTTCTCAGAGTTTTGTATCGATTCTTTAGAATATCCATGCCATAGTTGAATCCAAATTCAGAATTGAATGACACAATCATCTCCATCCATGCCTGTTTGGTGAATACACCATCGACCCGGTTTCCTTTCCGCACTTGTTCTAGCATAAGGTCAATAAAGTAACGGTCCATTGGTGGCTGCCAATAAGTCCTGGACCTGCTACCCAAAGTGCTTCCAGTTACATTTGGTAAAGCTTCTTCATCACCTTTTTCTGATATGGAGATACCATAATATTCATCAATCAGGATTTCACCAACATCTGTTAGCTGTGTGGCTGAGTGTGTTCCATTCTCACTTGTAGGTAACGATAATTCTGGCACATTGTCACCTGATTAATCCATCATCAAGAAGATTAGCAATAAAATGACCGCTAAAGAAATCAGCTGTCCTGgatcttgattttttattttatttttttcaaagtaGCATCAAGGCTAGAATAATCACCTTTCTGTTCAGTGGTTACATTTCCATATATCATACACAGATCACTATAATATGGGATGCTTTTGATTCTGTATGAACGTGCATCCGGATGTACCTGCAAGTATAGACTGTAAAGACTCCAGGAATACATAATAAGTACAAGAGAAACGTATCAAGCAAATAGAATATTGCACCTTGATATAATCATCCCAGACATTATTATCGGCAGTCACCATTTGACGCTTTTCATCCCAGCTAAAACCCTTCTGGTCAAGGAGATTCTTAACAATCTTGTACAGATTCCTCAGTGTTTTGTGCCGATTTTTCAGAACATCTTTTTCAtaatgaaatttgaattttgcgTTGAACAATGAGGTCATATGCTTCCATGCTCGTTTGCTGAATAAATGATCATCAAATCTATTTCCTTTGCCAACCTGCTCTAACATGAGGTCAATGAAATATCGATCCATTTCAGGCGTCCAAATCGTCCTCAAGCGATCACTACCATTTAGGGCTCGGACACCCATACTTCTACAATTCGAGAAAAGGTATAAGtgaaaatatcaaaacatttaTAACAATGAGGTCAGATCTATGCATCTCTTCCGTAGTAATTCATCTACTTATTTGATTAAAGCCAATGGAAATCAAGATCAGAGTGGTCATACTTTCATGTTATTAAGAAGGAGCTGACACCAGAAAGGAAGTTATGATCATTACTAGAACTTGAAGCAAGTCCCTTATTTCCTGCAAAATTACTTGAAATGCTATAGATAGCAGGATGGAAGCATTTTTGCTTCCATGTCTTATCCAAACATCCCCAAGTTTGAACCCCTTTCATTACTTAGGTTAATGCATTCTTGCTTCGCACCATTTACTCTTCAATATGCAAAGTAAAACCACCAGAATTGTATGCAAGTTGTTACAACCATGGGGGGAAATGATCTGCCTGGGTAAAACCTAGTGGATGGAAAATAAAGGCACCCAAAGGAATTCCCTATACTATCTTCTCGTAAAATTTTGGAGACTAAGGACAAAGAAATGAGACAGAAAATTGGTAGTTCATAATGAACCACATGAGCTAACAACCATCCAATGCAAtcgtccaaatatacactttttttttttttgaaatacaaTGCCGAATTAAATatcaaatattcaaacataAGGTTTCAATATCTTTTGCCTTACATCCAGACACCATATCAAGCTTTTAGCAGTCAAAGCACAAAATGAcaccaaaataacattttatgttggaCCAAAAGTGGATGTTATGTTTAAGATTACAACCAATCCATCCAATGTGAGGTTTACTTTAGAACAGATATTATTTTGAAACATATTTCCACAGGAGTATGATTATCCTTCATAACTTCATATATATCTCAATGTGAGGCTTTCAGTAGAGAAAAGATCACTGTGGAACATATTTTCATAGTAATATGGTTATCCTTCGTAACTTTTTCTTTACACAGGATCAAACAAAGACCACCGCAGTCCCACCCATCAAGCCGCCATGCTAAAGACCTGGAAAGAGCACAATGGATTCTCTTTTTAGGATAGGCACGTTCTATGATCCCAAAACCCCCCTTGGAGAATAAGATGCAAGTCAGCTTAGCTAAGGTATCTTGAGCAGAGAACTCAAATCATATCCCACCTTCAACTAGATTGGATGACAAAC
Above is a genomic segment from Alnus glutinosa chromosome 12, dhAlnGlut1.1, whole genome shotgun sequence containing:
- the LOC133851550 gene encoding L10-interacting MYB domain-containing protein; translated protein: MGVRALNGSDRLRTIWTPEMDRYFIDLMLEQVGKGNRFDDHLFSKRAWKHMTSLFNAKFKFHYEKDVLKNRHKTLRNLYKIVKNLLDQKGFSWDEKRQMVTADNNVWDDYIKVHPDARSYRIKSIPYYSDLCMIYGNVTTEQKGDNVPELSLPTSENGTHSATQLTDVGEILIDEYYGISISEKGDEEALPNVTGSTLGSRSRTYWQPPMDRYFIDLMLEQVRKGNRVDGVFTKQAWMEMIVSFNSEFGFNYGMDILKNRYKTLRRQYNVIKNLLDLDGFAWDDTRQMVIADDFVWQDYIKAHTDARQFMTRPVPYYKDLCVICDPSADEKYCFLGLEQQNEVEQIKFLGTSNTTESAMSVSSEDQVDEEQESTLADQKNKRQLENCSNSGHIKKLRKDKSMASALREMASAVSSLSDKKKDDENSNSIPIENVIEAIQALPDMDEDLVLDACDFLEDEKKAKTFLALDVKLRKKWLSRKLRPQQQE